ACGGCGAATCTTGCGGGCATCCCCGGACTTGTCGTGCCGGCTGGCCTGCACAGCAGCGGGCTCCCGATCGGGCTTCAGTTCCTCGGGCGGCATTTTGATGAGGCGAGTATTCTGGCCGCCGGACATTTTCTGATGGATCGCGTCCACTCCTCGTCCGTCTAGTACCATAAACACGGTTAAGAATGAGCATTCTGGTTGACAAGGACACGCGTCTCGTCGTGCAGGGATTCACCGGTCGGGAGGGCACCTTCCACTCCGAGCAGATGATCGAGTACGGCACACGTCTGATCGGGGGCGTCACGCCCGGCAAGGGTGGAACGCGCCATCTCGATCGGCCGGTGTTCAATACGGTCGCCGAGTCGGTCCGGGATGAGGGGGCCAACACGTCGGTGATCTTCGTGCCGCCGCCCTTTGCTGCGGACGCCGTTCTGGAAGCCGCCGACGCCGGAATCAAGGTCATCGTCTGCATTACGGAGGGTATTCCGACCGCCGACATGATCGACGTTTATCATTTCGTCAAGCGGAAGGGGGCCCATCTCGTCGGTCCAAACTGTCCCGGAGTCCTGACACCGGGTGCCGGGAAGGTCGGGATCATGCCTGCCATGATCTTCTCTGAAGGATCCATCGGCGTCGTGTCACGGTCCGGCACGCTCACTTACGAGGCAGTAGACCAGCTCACGCGTGAAGGATTCGGGCAGAGCACGGCTGTCGGCATCGGCGGCGACCCGATCATTGGAACGCGGTTCACCGATGCCTTGAAGCTCTTCCAGGCCGATCCTCAGACCGAAGCCGTCGTGCTTATCGGCGAGATTGGCGGCACAGCTGAGGAGGAAGCCGCCCAGTATATCACCGCCGAGATGTCCAAGCCGGTGTTCGTGTTCATCGCAGGCGCCACGGCGCCGCCCGGAAGGCGAATGGGCCACGCAGGGGCGATCGTCGCCGGCGGCAAGGGAACCGCGGAGGAAAAATTCAAAGCGCTTGGCGAGGCGGGTGCGGTGATCGTCAAGAATCCGGCTCTCATCGGTGCCACCGTCCGCGAACATATGGCGGCGGCGTAAACGGTATTGCCCGGTACGCTTTCGCTTCGCACATCGGTTCAAGCCTCTTCGTGGCCAACCCTGATCCTGTGATGGAGATTAACTCGGCCGATTTCGTCATCGGCGTGGCTTCTCCCGCCCAGCTGCCGACGTCCACGCAGCCCGAAGTTGCGTTTGTAGGCCGCTCCAACGTCGGGAAGAGCTCGCTGATTAATCTGGTTCTGGGCCGGCGCCGCCTCGCTCGCACCAGCGGTTCGCCCGGCAAGACGAGAGAGTTCAATTTCTATCTCGTCAACGAGGCATTTCATCTCGTGGACCTTCCGGGGCTCGGCTACGCCCGCGTGTCCCGTGCCGATCGTACACGCTGGGCTCGCCACATTCGTTCGTATCTCCAGTCGCGGCAGACGCTATGCCTCGTTTTCCATCTGATCGACAGTCGACACAGTTTGATGGAGGCAGACGACGAACTGCTGGATCTGTACCGCAACGGCGA
The Rhodothermales bacterium DNA segment above includes these coding regions:
- the sucD gene encoding succinate--CoA ligase subunit alpha; translation: MSILVDKDTRLVVQGFTGREGTFHSEQMIEYGTRLIGGVTPGKGGTRHLDRPVFNTVAESVRDEGANTSVIFVPPPFAADAVLEAADAGIKVIVCITEGIPTADMIDVYHFVKRKGAHLVGPNCPGVLTPGAGKVGIMPAMIFSEGSIGVVSRSGTLTYEAVDQLTREGFGQSTAVGIGGDPIIGTRFTDALKLFQADPQTEAVVLIGEIGGTAEEEAAQYITAEMSKPVFVFIAGATAPPGRRMGHAGAIVAGGKGTAEEKFKALGEAGAVIVKNPALIGATVREHMAAA
- a CDS encoding YihA family ribosome biogenesis GTP-binding protein, coding for MEINSADFVIGVASPAQLPTSTQPEVAFVGRSNVGKSSLINLVLGRRRLARTSGSPGKTREFNFYLVNEAFHLVDLPGLGYARVSRADRTRWARHIRSYLQSRQTLCLVFHLIDSRHSLMEADDELLDLYRNGEVPVVVVLTKADKLSGNERKKAQQRVKTDLLARGLELPLVLASSLRKEGRDEILDWIGVSIAGAP